From Streptomyces chrestomyceticus JCM 4735, one genomic window encodes:
- a CDS encoding LacI family DNA-binding transcriptional regulator — translation MAHIAAQARVSEATVSRVLNGRAGVARGTRQRVLAALDLLGGERPVRLRRTSAGLVGLIVPELTNPIFPAFAQLIEQALAGHGYTPVLCTQLPGGATEDELVEQLEARGVTGIIFLSGLHSDSTTDPARYTRLTDRGLPYVLINGYHEDIAAPFVSPDDRAAARMAVRHLAELGHRTIGLAVGPARYVPSRRKAEGFAAALREEFGLRGAAAELLTRHTLFGVEGGHAAAVSLLDAGCTAVVCGSDLMALGVVRAARQRGLDVPSQVSVVGFDDSQLIAFTDPPLTTVRQPVRAMASAAVDALIEEIRTRADGDGPPDRHTEFVFQPELVVRGSTARLPETAG, via the coding sequence CTGGCGCACATCGCCGCGCAGGCGCGGGTCAGCGAGGCGACCGTCAGCCGGGTGCTGAACGGCAGGGCGGGCGTGGCCCGCGGCACCCGGCAGCGGGTGCTGGCCGCCCTCGACCTGCTCGGCGGCGAACGCCCGGTACGGCTGCGGCGCACCAGCGCCGGACTGGTCGGCCTGATCGTCCCCGAGCTGACCAACCCGATCTTCCCGGCCTTCGCCCAGCTCATCGAGCAGGCCCTCGCGGGCCACGGCTACACGCCCGTCCTGTGCACCCAGCTCCCCGGCGGCGCCACCGAGGACGAACTCGTCGAACAGTTGGAAGCCCGCGGCGTCACCGGGATCATCTTCCTCTCCGGCCTCCACTCCGACAGCACCACCGACCCCGCCCGCTACACCCGCCTCACCGACCGCGGCCTCCCGTACGTCCTCATCAACGGCTACCACGAGGACATCGCCGCCCCCTTCGTCTCCCCGGACGACCGGGCGGCCGCCCGCATGGCCGTACGCCACCTCGCCGAACTCGGCCACCGCACCATCGGCCTCGCGGTCGGCCCGGCCCGCTACGTACCGTCCCGCCGCAAGGCCGAAGGCTTCGCCGCGGCGTTGAGGGAGGAGTTCGGCCTCCGTGGGGCAGCGGCCGAACTGCTCACCCGTCACACCCTCTTCGGCGTCGAAGGCGGCCACGCGGCAGCCGTCTCCCTCCTGGACGCGGGCTGCACGGCGGTCGTCTGCGGCAGCGACCTGATGGCCCTCGGCGTCGTACGGGCGGCCCGCCAGCGCGGCCTCGACGTCCCCTCCCAGGTCTCCGTCGTCGGCTTCGACGACTCCCAGCTCATCGCCTTCACCGACCCGCCGCTGACGACCGTACGCCAGCCGGTACGGGCCATGGCCTCGGCAGCCGTGGACGCACTGATCGAGGAGATCCGCACCCGCGCGGACGGCGACGGACCGCCCGACCGCCACACGGAGTTCGTCTTCCAGCCGGAACTGGTCGTACGGGGATCGACCGCCCGGCTCCCGGAGACGGCGGGGTAG
- a CDS encoding maltokinase N-terminal cap-like domain-containing protein: protein MAVIHQTTLSPTKLELLAPWLPAQPWYAGDGAAPDLAKAGGFRLDDPEGEVGMEFMVATDSSGAEPVHYHVPFTYRGAPLPGADHALIGTLEHGVLGKRWVYDGTHDPVLVAQLFALLTGETEAHAQSVNDALDPTVHARLTGTGHGTVPGPAAVTPAPSATDILVRSTRPLLLRVHRVLTPGGTDGGATQGHISATWTGPAGEQVRGVFLTVHEASD, encoded by the coding sequence ATGGCCGTCATCCACCAGACCACCCTCTCGCCCACCAAGCTGGAACTCCTCGCCCCCTGGCTCCCCGCCCAGCCCTGGTACGCGGGCGACGGGGCCGCCCCGGACCTGGCCAAGGCCGGCGGCTTCCGGCTGGACGACCCGGAGGGCGAGGTCGGCATGGAGTTCATGGTCGCCACCGACTCCTCCGGAGCCGAACCCGTCCACTACCACGTCCCGTTCACCTACCGGGGCGCACCGCTGCCCGGCGCGGACCACGCACTGATCGGCACCCTGGAGCACGGCGTACTCGGCAAGCGCTGGGTCTACGACGGCACCCACGACCCGGTCCTGGTGGCCCAGCTCTTCGCCCTCCTCACCGGCGAGACCGAGGCCCACGCCCAGAGCGTCAACGACGCCCTCGACCCCACCGTCCACGCGCGGCTCACCGGCACCGGCCACGGCACCGTACCGGGCCCCGCCGCGGTGACCCCGGCCCCGTCCGCCACCGACATCCTCGTCCGCTCCACCCGCCCCCTGCTCCTCCGCGTCCACCGCGTCCTGACACCGGGCGGGACCGACGGCGGGGCCACGCAGGGGCACATCAGCGCGACGTGGACCGGGCCGGCGGGGGAGCAGGTGCGCGGGGTGTTCTTGACGGTGCACGAGGCGTCGGACTGA
- a CDS encoding EF-hand domain-containing protein, which yields MATDAFDRKFSILFDWFDRTEDGWLTHEDFEVMAGLFMAVAHPEDHENRAALREAFGRWWEILRDAGGTDEEGRVGRRPFIDLMRSHVTDPKTFEHVVLQIVDALMQALDTDRDGVLTTDEYVRMYEALHIPPETSGPAFQRLDLDGDGVISHAEFRKAIEEFYLSPDPDAPGNWLLGSPLGG from the coding sequence ATGGCGACCGACGCCTTCGACCGCAAGTTCAGCATTCTCTTCGACTGGTTCGACCGCACCGAGGACGGCTGGCTCACCCACGAGGACTTCGAGGTGATGGCCGGGCTGTTCATGGCGGTGGCCCACCCCGAGGACCACGAGAACCGGGCCGCGCTGCGCGAGGCGTTCGGCCGGTGGTGGGAGATTCTGCGCGACGCGGGCGGCACGGACGAGGAAGGGCGGGTGGGCCGCCGGCCCTTCATCGACCTGATGCGCTCGCACGTCACCGACCCGAAGACCTTCGAGCACGTCGTGCTCCAAATAGTCGACGCCCTCATGCAGGCGCTCGACACCGACCGCGACGGCGTGCTCACCACCGACGAGTACGTCCGGATGTACGAGGCGCTGCACATCCCCCCGGAGACCTCGGGCCCGGCCTTCCAGCGGCTCGACCTCGACGGCGACGGCGTCATCAGCCACGCCGAGTTCCGCAAGGCCATCGAGGAGTTCTACCTCAGCCCGGACCCGGACGCCCCGGGCAACTGGCTGCTCGGTTCGCCGCTCGGCGGGTGA
- a CDS encoding glycoside hydrolase family 13 protein, with amino-acid sequence MTDQTNRHHATGATADAADATAPGATQWWRDAVIYQVYPRSFADGNGDGMGDLPGIRTRLPYLKDLGVDAVWLSPFYSSPQADAGYDVADYRVIDPAFGTLADAEAVIRDAHGLGLRIIVDVVPNHCSDQHAWFRQALDEGPGSTLRDRFHFRKGRGENGELPPNDWESVFGGPAWTRVADGEWYLHLFAPEQPDFNWDSPAVQDEFRSILRFWLDLGVDGFRIDVAHGLVKAPGLPDMGRTGQLKLLGNQVLPFFDQDGVHEIYRSWRRVLDEYAGDRIGVAEAWTPSADRTALYLRPDELHQAFNFHYLNTDWDAAALRTVIDASLDAMRPVGAPTTWVLSNHDVVRHATRLGGGARRARAAALLMLALPGSAYVYQGEELGLPEVTDLPDEVRQDPAFFRGDGQDGLRDGCRVPIPWSGGTAPYGFGTGGSWLPQPPEWAGLSVAAQTGDPASMLELYRTALRLRRTHPGLGAGDQVEWLDAPEGVLAFRRPGGFACTVNTTPAPVRAPSHPDWRPLLSSAELRTVDDEPILPADTAVWWEA; translated from the coding sequence ATGACCGACCAGACCAACCGGCACCACGCCACCGGAGCGACCGCCGACGCCGCGGACGCGACCGCACCCGGGGCCACCCAGTGGTGGCGCGACGCGGTGATCTACCAGGTCTATCCGCGCAGCTTCGCCGACGGCAACGGCGACGGCATGGGCGACCTCCCGGGCATCCGCACCCGTCTGCCCTACCTCAAGGACCTGGGCGTCGACGCCGTCTGGCTCAGCCCGTTCTACTCCTCCCCGCAGGCCGACGCGGGCTACGACGTCGCCGACTACCGCGTCATCGACCCGGCCTTCGGCACCCTCGCCGACGCCGAAGCGGTGATCCGCGACGCCCACGGACTGGGCCTGCGCATCATCGTGGACGTCGTCCCCAACCACTGCTCCGACCAGCACGCCTGGTTCCGGCAGGCGTTGGACGAGGGCCCCGGCTCGACGCTCCGGGACCGCTTCCACTTCCGCAAGGGCCGCGGCGAGAACGGTGAACTCCCGCCCAACGACTGGGAGTCCGTCTTCGGCGGCCCCGCCTGGACCCGCGTCGCCGACGGCGAGTGGTACCTCCACCTGTTCGCCCCCGAGCAGCCCGACTTCAACTGGGACAGCCCGGCGGTCCAGGACGAGTTCCGTTCCATCCTGCGCTTCTGGCTCGACCTCGGCGTGGACGGCTTCCGCATCGACGTCGCCCACGGCCTGGTCAAGGCCCCGGGCCTGCCCGACATGGGCCGCACCGGCCAGCTCAAACTCCTCGGCAACCAGGTCCTGCCCTTCTTCGACCAGGACGGCGTCCACGAGATCTACCGCTCCTGGCGCCGCGTCCTGGACGAGTACGCGGGCGACCGCATCGGCGTGGCGGAAGCCTGGACCCCCAGCGCCGACCGCACCGCCCTCTACCTCCGCCCCGACGAACTCCACCAGGCGTTCAACTTCCACTACCTCAACACCGACTGGGACGCGGCAGCGCTGCGCACCGTCATCGACGCCTCCCTTGACGCGATGCGGCCCGTCGGCGCCCCCACCACCTGGGTCCTCTCCAACCATGACGTGGTCCGGCACGCCACCCGCCTCGGCGGCGGTGCCCGCCGCGCCCGCGCCGCCGCCCTCCTCATGCTCGCGCTCCCCGGCTCCGCCTATGTCTACCAGGGCGAGGAACTGGGCCTCCCCGAGGTCACCGACCTGCCCGACGAGGTCCGCCAGGACCCCGCGTTCTTCCGCGGCGACGGCCAGGACGGTCTGCGCGACGGCTGCCGCGTACCGATCCCGTGGTCCGGCGGCACCGCCCCGTACGGCTTCGGTACGGGCGGTAGCTGGCTCCCGCAGCCGCCGGAGTGGGCGGGGCTGAGCGTCGCCGCCCAGACCGGCGACCCGGCCTCCATGCTGGAGCTGTACCGTACGGCCCTCCGGCTGCGCCGCACCCACCCCGGGCTCGGGGCGGGCGACCAGGTCGAATGGCTGGACGCACCCGAGGGCGTGCTGGCCTTCCGCCGCCCCGGCGGCTTCGCCTGCACGGTCAACACGACCCCCGCCCCCGTACGCGCCCCCTCCCACCCCGACTGGCGGCCTCTCCTGTCCTCCGCCGAACTCCGCACCGTCGACGACGAACCGATCCTCCCGGCGGACACCGCCGTGTGGTGGGAAGCGTGA